A section of the Castanea sativa cultivar Marrone di Chiusa Pesio chromosome 12, ASM4071231v1 genome encodes:
- the LOC142620396 gene encoding uncharacterized protein LOC142620396, translating into MIDHDAQNYLYREFPEHYCWDYKNNIWIQRRSYKKVVGKIYAVSPFDGEKLNLRVLLNHVKGPTRFDDLLTVNGITYPTFKQAAEQRGLLENDNSIRQCLLEARDIRMLSALRRLFATILIFCLPTGVRELWNEFYPYMVEDYPSTSVTTETRRTNKLLNDLGALLLQHGKHITDYDLPISIGECDNDSAMKNSL; encoded by the exons atgattgATCATGATGCACAAAATTATCTATATAGAGAGTTTCCTGAGCATTATTGTTGGGattataaaaacaatatatgGATACAAAGAAGATCTTATAAAAAAGTAGTGGGCAAGATATATGCTGTTTCACCATTTGATGGAGAGAAGTTAAATCTACGTGTTCTTCTTAATCATGTCAAAGGGCCAACAAGATTTGATGATTTATTGACTGTCAATGGGATAACCTATCCAACTTTTAAGCAAGCAGCTGAACAAAGGGGTTTACTAGAGAATGATAACAGCATACGACAGTGTCTACTTGAGGCAAGAGACATTCGAATGCTGTCAGCTTTAAGAAGATTGTTTGCAACAATATTGATATTTTGTCTACCGACTGGAGTAAGAGAATTGTGGAATGAGTTTTACCCATATATGGTAGAAGATTACCCATCAACATCTGTTACAACAGAGACACGTCGTACAAATAAACTTCTCAATGATTTAGGGGCGTTACTCTTGCAACATGGAAAGCACATTACAGACTATGATTTGCCGATATCAATTGGAGAATGTGACAATGATTCAGCT ATGAAGAACTCACTTTAA
- the LOC142619493 gene encoding uncharacterized protein LOC142619493 codes for MTVIDRKESMIFFVDGPGGTGKTFLYRTILATLRKAGHIAIATATSGIAATLLPGGRTEHSRFKIPLTPNASSTCSVSKQSDLAELIRRATIIIRDEAPMVNRCALESLGRKFKDIMEINLPFGGKVLILGGDFRQVLSVVPKGTMAEMIDACIVKSPLWKNVKALHLKQNMRSINDEEFAEYIQRIGDGNEPFIMDDLIKLPPSMAMQWEGHHSIYNLIDQVFPSLQEHANDARYMVDRTLLTPINDDVEQLNAKIISQFPGDEFTLHSFDEVEGDNNHLYQQEFLNSISPGGLPPHILRLKKGAPIMLLRNIDPKAELCNGTRLICRGCFNNVIDAEILTGQYSGTRVFLPRIPLKTIENVHLPFVMIRRQFPVRLSFALTINKAQG; via the coding sequence ATGACAGTTATTGATCGTAAGGAAAGCATGATATTCTTCGTCGATGGGCCAGGGGGAACTGGGAAAACATTTTTGTATCGCACAATATTGGCAACCTTGAGAAAAGCAGGTCACATTGCAATTGCCACAGCTACATCTGGCATAGCAGCAACATTACTCCCTGGTGGAAGAACAGAGCATTCTAGGTTTAAGATTCCTTTAACTCCCAATGCTTCATCTACTTGCTCAGTAAGTAAACAATCAGACTTAGCTGAACTTATTAGACGTGCCACCATAATTATTAGGGATGAAGCCCCAATGGTAAATCGATGTGCACTCGAATCTTTAggtagaaaatttaaagatattatGGAAATAAATTTACCTTTTGGTGGGAAGGTGCTAATTTTGGGTGGAGATTTTCGTCAAGTACTTTCAGTTGTTCCAAAGGGTACAATGGCAGAAATGATTGATGCATGCATAGTCAAGTCCCCATtatggaaaaatgtcaaagcGTTACATTTGAAGCAGAATATGAGGTCTATCAACGATGAAGAGTTTGCTGAGTATATACAACGCATTGGTGATGGGAATGAACCATTTATAATGGATGATTTGATTAAACTACCCCCTTCAATGGCAATGCAATGGGAGGGTCATCATTCTATATACAACTTGATTGATCAAGTTTTTCCAAGTTTACAAGAACATGCCAATGATGCAAGGTATATGGTTGATAGGACTTTGCTAACACCTATAAATGATGATGTTGAACAGCTTAATGCAAAGATAATTTCTCAGTTTCCAGGAGATGAGTTTACGTTACATTCTTTTGATGAGGTTGAAGGAGATAATAATCATCTATATCAACAAGAATTCCTAAATTCTATATCTCCAGGGGGTTTACCACCACATATATTAAGGCTAAAAAAGGGTGCTCCAATTATGTTGCTGCGCAATATAGATCCAAAAGCCGAATTATGTAATGGTACAAGATTGATATGCCGTGGATGTTTTAACAACGTAATTGACGCTGAAATTTTGACTGGACAATATTCAGGTACACGTGTTTTCTTGCCAAGAATCCCTTTGAAGACAATAGAAAATGTACATTTGCCATTTGTAATGATCAGACGACAATTTCCTGTACGTTTAAGCTTTGCACTTACAATAAACAAAGCGCAAGGTTAG